The following proteins are co-located in the Leptodactylus fuscus isolate aLepFus1 chromosome 8, aLepFus1.hap2, whole genome shotgun sequence genome:
- the LOC142217186 gene encoding transmembrane protease serine 9-like, with the protein MVKNLLYVLVVLHVALLIPVDGNSVCGSPQVTDRIFGGTDTVQGEWPWQVLLIYIQDGVVFYYECGGSLISSKWVLTAAHCINRGFSPEEYGVLLGAHKLSYDFNFKSIRSLRRIIIHPEYPGIWERKGDIALLELSVPVNYTTYIMPICLPSSSVIFPCGMECWVTGWGPINSGVSLPSPMTLQKVMLPLIDHRTCDSMYNVNSATSSSVTIIQDTMICAGYSRGGVGPCQSDSGGPLVCKVDGAWYQVGVVSWAEGCALPNRPGVYTLVSAYQSWIQTYVPELSFHKLTNITQPTAKCSGNMNVSCYMLTLLIVTVSLATRNIDLFWSTLGDYSEDLTAHCPRRHSTVNIYWGEMVKNLLYGLVVLQVALLIPVDANSVCGSPQVTDRIVGGTDAVQGQWPWQVSLLYIQAGIIYHKCGGSLISSKWVLTAAHCVNRDPSPKNHGVLLGAHKLENDFSIERMHGLRRIIIPTEYTGAVKSRGDIALLELSIPVNYTKYIMPICLPSSSVTFPCGMECWVTGWGTISSETNLPSPMTLQEVMLPLIDHRTCDSLYHIDSATSSSVTIIKDTMICAGYSKGDKDSCQGDSGGPLVCKVNGAWYQAGVVSWGEGCGLPDRPGVYTLVTAYQSWIQTYVPELSFHKLTNITQPTAKCSGNMNVSCYMLTLLIVTVSLATRS; encoded by the exons ATGGTGAAGAACCTTCTCTATGTGCTAGTGGTCCTACACGTTG CTCTTCTCATCCCAGTAGATGGCAACTCTGTCTGTGGCTCCCCGCAGGTTACTGACCGTATATTTGGTGGCACAGATACCGTACAAGGAGAATGGCCGTGGCAGGTGTTGCTGATTTACATTCAAGACGGAGTCGTCTTCTACTATGAAtgtggaggttccctgatctcATCCAAGTGGGTGCTGACCGCTGCCCATTGCATTAATAG GGGTTTCTCTCCTGAGGAGTATGGCGTGCTGCTGGGAGCCCACAAACTCTCATATGACTTTAATTTTAAAAGCATTCGTAGTCTGAGAAGAATTATAATTCACCCAGAGTACCCAGGGATATGGGAGCGCAAAGGGGACATCGCTCTGCTAGAACTCTCCGTTCCCGTTAACTACACCACGTACATCATGCCCATCTGTCTGCCATCCTCCTCCGTTATCTTCCCCTGTGGCATGGAATGCTGGGTAACCGGCTGGGGTCCAATAAACTCAGGAG TGAGTTTGCCGTCCCCGATGACTCTCCAGAAGGTGATGCTCCCACTGATCGACCACAGGACCTGTGACTCCATGTATAATGTAAACTCCGCAACCAGCAGTTCTGTTACCATCATCCAAGACACCATGATATGTGCTGGATATTCGAGAGGAGGAGTAGGCCCCTGTCAG TCAGACTCTGGAGGACCTCTTGTGTGTAAGGTCGATGGAGCCTGGTACCAAGTTGGTGTTGTAAGCTGGGCAGAAGGATGTGCTTTACCTAACCGCCCTGGGGTGTACACCCTGGTATCCGCCTATCAGTCCTGGATCCAGACATACGTACCAgaactgagtttccacaagctgaCCAACATCACACAACCAACTgcaaaatgcagtggaaacaTGAACGTGTCCTGTTATATGCTGACCCTTCTCATTGTAACAGTCTCACTGGCCACTCGTA ACATTGATTTGTTTTGGTCCACACTGGGAGATTA CTCCGAGGACTTAACGGCTCACTGTCCAAGGAGACACAGCACAGTGAACATCTACTGGGGAGAAATGGTGAAGAACCTGCTCTATGGGCTAGTGGTCCTACAAGTTG CTCTTCTCATCCCAGTAGATGCCAACTCTGTCTGTGGCTCCCCACAGGTTACTGACCGTATAGTTGGTGGCACAGATGCTGTGCAAGGACAATGGCCGTGGCAAGTGAGCCTGTTGTATATCCAAGCAGGAATCATCTACCATAAATGCGGAGGCTCCCTGATCTCATCCAAGTGGGTGCTGACCGCTGCCCATTGTGTTAATAG GGATCCCTCTCCAAAGAACCATGGCGTGCTGCTGGGAGCCCACAAACTAGAAAATGACTTCTCTATTGAAAGGATGCATGGTCTGAGAAGAATTATAATTCCCACCGAGTACACAGGGGCAGTGAAGAGCAGAGGGGACATTGCTCTGCTAGAGCTCTCCATTCCCGTTAACTACACCAAGTACATCATGCCCATCTGTCTGCCATCATCCTCCGTTACCTTCCCCTGTGGTATGGAATGCTGGGTAACCGGATGGGGCACAATATCCTCAGAAA CGAATTTGCCGTCCCCGATGACCCTCCAGGAAGTGATGCTCCCACTGATCGACCACAGGACCTGTGACAGTTTGTATCACATAGACTCAGCGACCAGCAGTTCTGTTACTATCATCAAAGACACCATGATATGCGCTGGATACTCGAAAGGAGACAAAGACTCCTGTCAG GGAGACTCTGGAGGACCTCTTGTGTGTAAGGTCAATGGAGCCTGGTACCAAGCTGGTGTTGTAAGCTGGGGAGAAGGATGTGGTTTACCTGACCGCCCTGGGGTGTACACCCTGGTAACCGCCTATCAGTCCTGGATCCAGACATATGTACCAgagctgagtttccacaagctgaCCAATATCACACAACCAACTgcaaaatgcagtggaaacaTGAACGTGTCCTGTTATATGCTGACCCTTCTCATTGTAACAGTCTCACTGGCCACTCGTAGTTAA